Proteins encoded in a region of the Fimbriimonadia bacterium genome:
- a CDS encoding O-antigen ligase family protein, which translates to MSTKVLRLPSWEPVQWAALFWIAVAATAMPCVAFLKPLEVLATVVLLCALVATFLAPNLRAPAAIFGIVFYPRTVEYDPVWSLVLSMREPSPDVRIPALVSPLDAALLLLALSVLLPAWYRRSRIGSYGSGWGLAFLGVLLCAAVLGGGKFGPPYDAEFLAGMNLLRIACVWVVLTSACEQNPRLPGLTFLVCGLAVCASGVWNYLSASTSGSAADVWYARGQAFNMNANSFSATMVMVGLLGLTLASIANRKWERWIGLAAFAIGAVGVAVALSRAGILLFALMVTALLLTHRRKWLLSWLVIVGIVVVYVLSVPEVNGRVALLQSGGEVLEDHARALIYPQALAMLQDNWLLGVGPYRFFDASIPYLPVGIFQFAAHAHSLPLQILVDTGVFGALFAGLFALSLVRRAWRTIHTEHSHRAWRIAGFWAAAAGLLLQLTDSLYLDYRFCALWLVPIAMSVASVRSSTVIATDPA; encoded by the coding sequence GTGAGTACTAAGGTTCTGCGCCTACCATCGTGGGAGCCCGTGCAGTGGGCTGCGCTTTTCTGGATAGCGGTCGCGGCGACCGCGATGCCCTGTGTCGCCTTTCTGAAACCGCTCGAGGTACTCGCTACGGTTGTGCTGCTGTGCGCCCTGGTCGCCACATTCCTCGCACCTAACCTGAGAGCTCCTGCCGCCATCTTTGGCATCGTGTTCTACCCGCGCACCGTCGAGTACGATCCGGTGTGGTCGCTCGTACTGAGTATGCGCGAGCCCTCGCCAGACGTTCGCATTCCGGCTCTCGTCTCGCCACTAGATGCCGCACTATTACTGTTGGCGCTCTCCGTCCTATTGCCTGCGTGGTACCGAAGAAGCCGGATAGGAAGCTACGGTTCGGGGTGGGGACTCGCCTTCCTAGGTGTGTTGTTGTGCGCAGCGGTACTCGGTGGTGGTAAGTTCGGCCCACCCTATGACGCCGAGTTCCTCGCCGGCATGAACTTACTACGCATCGCATGTGTGTGGGTGGTACTGACTTCGGCGTGCGAACAGAATCCTCGGCTGCCAGGGCTCACCTTTCTGGTCTGTGGCCTGGCAGTGTGCGCGTCGGGAGTCTGGAATTACCTATCGGCGAGCACTTCGGGATCTGCAGCCGACGTATGGTATGCCAGAGGCCAGGCATTCAACATGAATGCGAACAGCTTCTCGGCGACGATGGTGATGGTGGGACTGCTCGGACTTACCTTAGCCTCCATAGCCAATCGAAAGTGGGAGCGGTGGATAGGTCTCGCGGCCTTCGCGATCGGTGCCGTGGGCGTGGCAGTAGCCTTGTCTCGCGCGGGCATCCTGCTATTCGCCCTCATGGTGACTGCACTGCTACTAACACACCGTCGCAAGTGGCTACTCTCCTGGCTCGTCATCGTCGGGATCGTCGTGGTTTACGTGCTGAGCGTGCCAGAGGTAAACGGACGGGTTGCACTGCTACAGAGCGGTGGGGAAGTGCTGGAAGACCATGCGCGCGCGCTCATCTACCCGCAGGCGCTTGCGATGCTTCAGGACAACTGGTTGTTAGGGGTAGGGCCCTACCGCTTCTTCGACGCATCCATTCCATACCTGCCCGTCGGCATCTTCCAGTTCGCCGCACACGCCCACTCGTTACCACTGCAGATACTGGTAGACACAGGTGTATTCGGTGCGCTGTTCGCCGGGCTGTTCGCGCTATCGCTGGTGCGAAGGGCGTGGCGCACCATCCACACGGAGCACTCTCATCGAGCCTGGCGCATCGCGGGCTTCTGGGCGGCCGCTGCCGGCCTGTTGCTGCAGCTCACCGACTCGCTGTACCTCGACTATCGCTTCTGTGCTCTTTGGCTGGTGCCCATCGCGATGTCAGTCGCCAGCGTGCGTTCGTCTACAGTGATAGCGACTGACCCGGCTTGA